In the genome of Caldilineales bacterium, the window TCGCGGATCAGGCCTTTGTTGACGAAGAAGCGGGTACGGTTGCCGGCGAACCAGGTCAGAACATCGGGCGCAGGGTCGGCGGTGAGATAGGCGCGGATGGCCTGTTTGAAGTCTTCGTGCGCAATGATGGATTGTTCCACCGGCATGTCGGGATGATCGGTGTTCCACTGCTTGACGATGGCTTCGTCGAAGGCGCGGGGCTTCGGGTCGCCGTTGTTCGAATTGTACAGCACCGACTTCGCGGCAACCGGCTTCTCGACAACGACCTCTTTGGTGACTTCGACCTGGACTTCTTTCGGCACCTCGACCGTGACCTGAACCTCTTTCACGACCTCTTTGGTCACCTCGACCGTCTGGACAATGGGCGTGGAAGGGGCGGCGCATGCGGACATGACGGCGACTGCGAGCACAAGCATGGCGGCCAGCAGCCAGAAGAATTTGCGGTTCATGGGAAACTCCTCCTTGCGGAAAGGTGAACGGATGTGAAAACCGAACGGATGGTGTGGAGAGAAAATCGTTGACCGTGGCGGGAGGTCACCTCCTGAGAAGAACGAGTGCTAAACTGATTTGGGTCTAGCTGGAAGCACGCACAACCAATTGGGCAGGGATGAGCAGGTGCTGTACCGGGGCCGCAGGCTGATCGACGGCCTCGAGCAGCAGCCGGGCGGCCTGCTGGCCAATGGCCGGGAGATCCTGGCGCATGGTGGTCAGCGGTGGATCGAAGTAAGAGGCCAAGGGCATGTCATCGACGCCGATCACCGCCAGGTCTTCGGGGATACGCAGGCCTAGATCGCGCCCAGCCCGGATCACACCAACGGCCATGCGGTCATTCTGCGCAAAGACGGCCGTGGGACGCTCCCCTTGGCCCGCCATTCTCATGCAGGCGACGTAGCCCGACGAGGCTGACCAGTCGCCTTCGCATCTCCACTCCGGGTTGATCGGCGCCCCCGCCTCGTGCAGAGCCATCTCGTACCCGCGAATGCGATCCTGGGTACAGTCTTCCGCCCCTGGCCCGGTGATCATGGCGATATGGCGGTGGCCGCGCGCCAGCAGGTGCTGTGTGGCAATCTTCCCGACCTCGACATCATCGAGCGCCACCGATGAAACAGCGATGGCACGCGGGCGGGCGCCGACGAAGACCGTCGGCACACCCGCCGGCACGAAGGCAAAGCGGTCGTCGGCATAGGGATTGATTACCATCAGGCCGTCGGCCCTGGCGCTGCCGATCAACTGCGACACCAGATCGGCGAATTCCTCCGCATCCTGGGCCGAGGCCGAGAATAACGAATAGCCCTGCGACCTGGCTTCGGTCTGCGCCCCCTCGATGATGCAGGCGAATGTGTAGTCGGTCAGGTTGGGCGAAAGGCAGATAAAGGTGCGGGTGGCGCCGGTGGCCATTGAGCGGGCAATGGCATTGGGGCGAAAACCCAGGCTGCGGATCGCCGTCTGCACCTTCTCGCGCGTCTCTGGCGTCACCCTCGCCTCGCCATTGATGACGCGCGAAACCGTCTGGTGAGAGACCCCAGCCAGGGAAGCAACATCTCGAATGGTCGGGCGGGAATGGGCCACCAACACACCTCAAGCTGAGCGGGAAACACGAGACAGTGACAGCACTGCCAGGCACGGGTGGACGATAACCAACACTGGGACTAACACATCTATGTGACCGGTCACGTGAACGGTCACATCATAGATCGAGACGGCGATGCTGTCAAATTTGGCAAAGGCCCCTATCATGGATGCAGACGGGCGCTCCAATTTGATCAACGGCTTTCTTCGGGCTATAATGATCTCCATTCAAACGTGACTCGAATCTGTTCGCAAGCCCAGCGCCATCCTACCTTTGGGGATGACAGGTATCGACGGGGCAGGTTCCGGTCACGGACTGCAAGCCGAGGCGCCTGACCTCGTAAAAACGGGTAAAACACAAGTGCCAAGAACACTGGCAACGCCTTCAACTTCGGTTTCGCCCGCAGCAACGCAGTTGCGATTGCTGCCTAAGCGACCTTAGCTACGGCAACCTGACCACGCAGGTGGTCACGGTCTGAGAGATGGATCCTGACAGCGTCTCGCAGTCACCGTCATAAACTGTAAGGTGCGGCTCCACCGACGCCGATACGTGGGGCTTAAGGTTCTCGGCTAGCCCGCAGTTTGGATCTGGTCCCTATCGTCCGGCGGGCGAAAGCCAACGGTAGTGACTAAGCTTGTAGACGTTCGTGGGCGGCTGTTTCGGACCGGGGTTCGATTCCCCGCATCTCCACCTCAAGAGCCTCTTTGCCGTTCGGCGGGAGGCTCTTGCTTCGTAACTCACAAATTGTAATCTGGAGGAGACTCGATATGGACTTGACATTGGCCGGACGTGTAGCGGCAGTGGCAGCCGCCAGCAAGGGGCTGGGCAAGGCGGTGGCCCAGGAACTCGCCGCCGAGGGAGCGCAGGTGGCCATCTGCAGCCGGAGTCTGGAGCGCGCAGCCGTGGCTGCCCACGAAATCCAGGCTGCCACGGGCGCGAAGGTGCTGCCGGTGGCGTGCGATGTGAGCACGAAGGCCGGCTGTGAGTTCTTTATCGACCGCACCGCCCAGCATTTCGGCCAGCTCGACATCCTGGTGACCAATGCCGGCGGGCCGCCTTCTGGCCCGGCCGACTCTTTCAGCGATGAGCAGTGGCAGCAGGCCATCGACATGAACTTGCTCTCCACTATTCGCATGGTCTACGCCGCCCTCCCGCACCTGCGGCGCTCGTCTCAGGGCCGGGTGATCGCCATCACCTCGATGTCGGCCAAACAGCCGCTAGAGAACCTGGTGCTCTCGAACACCACTCGCGCCGGGGTGCTGGGCTTCATGAAGTCGCTGGCCAACGAGTTGGGGCCGACGGGCATCACTTTCAACGCCATCCTCCCCGGCTGGACGCGCACCGAGCGGGTGGAAGTGCTGCTCAACAGTCTGGCGCAGACGCGACAATCCACTCGCGACGCCGAGGCAGCGCGGATCAACGCCACCATCCCCGCCCGGCGCATGGGTGAGGTGGAGGAGTTTGCGGCCACGGTTGCTTTTCTGGCCTCTGGCCGCGCTGGGTTTATCAACGGCGTGGCTTTGCAGGTGGATGGTGGTCGTGTTCAGAGTTTGTATTGAGTATGGGGGATTTCATAGGCTATGACTATACGAAACGCCGTGCATTCACTTGAAAATGACCTCACAATGGTGCGCTCGTTGGTGCGCGAGGCGGGCGACATCGTGCGGGTCTACCACGACCGGCAAGACGAGATCGACTGGAAGGGCACGGATGCGGGGGGAAGGCGCACCGACCCCGTCACCGCCGCCGACCATGCCGTCAACGCCTTCCTGGTCGAGCATCTGCGCGCCGCCTTCCCCGAGGATGGCATCCTGGCCGAGGAGTCGAAGGACAATGAGGAGCGGTTGGGCAAGCGCCGCGTCTGGTGCATCGACCCGCTCGATGGCACCAAGGAGTTCATCGCCCGCAACGGCGAGTTCAGTATCATGGTCGGGCTGGCGGTCGATGGCGTGGCCGCGCTGGGCGTCGTCTACCAGCCGGTGCAAGATTTTATGTACAGCGGCCTCCGCGAGGTTGGAGCCTGGATGGATGAGACGCCCCTGCATGTCAGCCCGATCGAAACGCCCGCCGAAATGCGGCTGG includes:
- a CDS encoding 3'(2'),5'-bisphosphate nucleotidase CysQ, whose translation is MHSLENDLTMVRSLVREAGDIVRVYHDRQDEIDWKGTDAGGRRTDPVTAADHAVNAFLVEHLRAAFPEDGILAEESKDNEERLGKRRVWCIDPLDGTKEFIARNGEFSIMVGLAVDGVAALGVVYQPVQDFMYSGLREVGAWMDETPLHVSPIETPAEMRLVVSRSHRNPITDAIKATLGVTQERISGSVGLKCGLIARGEADLYLHPAPGTKEWDTCAPEAILTGAGGKMTDCWGRPLVYNQRDVARHGGIVASNGRAHHRIISLMIPRLAEAGIEAEVGW
- a CDS encoding LacI family transcriptional regulator, coding for MAHSRPTIRDVASLAGVSHQTVSRVINGEARVTPETREKVQTAIRSLGFRPNAIARSMATGATRTFICLSPNLTDYTFACIIEGAQTEARSQGYSLFSASAQDAEEFADLVSQLIGSARADGLMVINPYADDRFAFVPAGVPTVFVGARPRAIAVSSVALDDVEVGKIATQHLLARGHRHIAMITGPGAEDCTQDRIRGYEMALHEAGAPINPEWRCEGDWSASSGYVACMRMAGQGERPTAVFAQNDRMAVGVIRAGRDLGLRIPEDLAVIGVDDMPLASYFDPPLTTMRQDLPAIGQQAARLLLEAVDQPAAPVQHLLIPAQLVVRASS
- a CDS encoding SDR family oxidoreductase, which encodes MDLTLAGRVAAVAAASKGLGKAVAQELAAEGAQVAICSRSLERAAVAAHEIQAATGAKVLPVACDVSTKAGCEFFIDRTAQHFGQLDILVTNAGGPPSGPADSFSDEQWQQAIDMNLLSTIRMVYAALPHLRRSSQGRVIAITSMSAKQPLENLVLSNTTRAGVLGFMKSLANELGPTGITFNAILPGWTRTERVEVLLNSLAQTRQSTRDAEAARINATIPARRMGEVEEFAATVAFLASGRAGFINGVALQVDGGRVQSLY